The Pantoea sp. Aalb genomic interval TAAATTATTTAATAAATAATTATTATTTTATTGAATATATAGTACATAATACATTGAAAATTAAATTTTCAAATAAATTCAAGTAAAATTTTCCAGTAGAGTAGATTATTAACAGTAAAATTAAAAATTTTAAAATAAAAAAGATTATTAGTAAAAAAAATTGCTTAATTCATTAAATTTAATTTAAATATATATTTTAGTATAAATTACCTTATGATAATAATCATCAAACTTTATTACTATAATATCAAATAATCTAAAAATAATAAATAAATAATAATTTATAAATGTGGTTTTAATTTTATATTTCAATAACTTTATATATTTACATAATTTTTTTATTAAAAGTACTAATTATTATAGTAATAAAATCTTAATAATAATTAAATTATTATATTTATAAGTAAAGATTATCTTATAAAATTAAGAATCAATAAATACATGTTATTAAATATTAAATAATAAACTTACTATATCTCTATTAAGTAAAGATGTAATAATAAGCAAAAAAAACGTAATTTAGAAAATATTAAATAAATTATTATGTTTATCTAAGATTAACAGGTTTTTTAAAATTTCTAAAAATGATAAGTGTTTCATCGCTAACATGATGTTCTAAACCTTCAGAATCACGTCTTGCAATCTCTGGACTTACACCTAATGTTAATAGAAAATTCTCTACAATATGGTGACGAATACGACTTTGTTTAGCTAATTTCTCACCTTTCATAGTTAAAAAAATTCCACGATATGGTAATTGTTCAATTAATCCAGTATTATTAAGACGTTTAAGCATTTTTGCTACTGTGGGTTGAGATACACCAAGATATGCTGCTATATCTACCTGTCTTGCTTCACCGAATTTATAAATTAAATCAGAAATTAATTCTACATAGTCATCAATAATCTCACGCCGATTTGCTTCACGTGCTTGACAAAATCCTTTAACATGATCTTCTATGTATTTAAATGGATCCTGGA includes:
- the mntR gene encoding manganese-binding transcriptional regulator MntR, with the translated sequence MSHLAKNVSNTLFQDPFKYIEDHVKGFCQAREANRREIIDDYVELISDLIYKFGEARQVDIAAYLGVSQPTVAKMLKRLNNTGLIEQLPYRGIFLTMKGEKLAKQSRIRHHIVENFLLTLGVSPEIARRDSEGLEHHVSDETLIIFRNFKKPVNLR